The window CCCCGTCATCGTCATGCACAATCGTGAGACTGTCGATTCCGCCATCGACATCGTCGCGGACATCAAGGCGTTCTTCCTGCGTTCGCTCGACATCGCCGCCAAGGCCGGCATCGCGCGCGAAAAAATCGTGCTCGATCCCGGCATCGGCTTCGGCAAGACCGCCGAGCAGAGCATGATCGCGCTGGCGCGGCTGCGCGAGCTCGACATGTTCGGCCTGCCAATCCTCGTTGGTGCCTCGCGAAAACGCTTCATCGCCTCGGTGTCGCCGTCGGAGCCGAAGGAAAGACTTGCCGGTTCGATCGCCGCGCACCTCATCGCCGCGCAGCGCGGCGCAAAGATCATCCGGACCCATGACGTCGCCGAGACCTTGCAGGCCCTGCGGGTCGCGCATGCAATCGAGAGCAAGCCAGAGAGCAAGCCATGACCGATACGATCTTCGTGACCGGCCTGTCGATCCATGCGCGCCACGGCGTGATGGAGCACGAAACCGAAGTCGGCCAGCGCTTTGTCATTGATCTCGAGCTCTACACCGACCTGTCGGAGCCTTCGCGCAGCGACCGGCTCGCCGATACGGTGTCCTATGCCGAAGTCGTGGCGACCACGACCGCGGCATTCAAGAACACCAACTACAAGCTTTTGGAGCGCGCAGCGGGTGCGGTCGCCGACGCGATCCTGTCGCACTTCCCGCGCATCCGCGCCGTGAAGATCACCGTGCACAAGCCGCATGCGCCGATCGCCGCGATCTTCGACGACGTCGGCATCATGCTGACCCGCTCGCGGCATCCCTGACATGGCGAGCGTGCTGATCGCACTCGGCGGCAATGTCGGCGATGTCCGCGCGACGTTCCGGAAAGCGATCGCCCATATCTGCGGCATGGCGCAAGCCGCA is drawn from Bradyrhizobium diazoefficiens and contains these coding sequences:
- the folB gene encoding dihydroneopterin aldolase, which codes for MTDTIFVTGLSIHARHGVMEHETEVGQRFVIDLELYTDLSEPSRSDRLADTVSYAEVVATTTAAFKNTNYKLLERAAGAVADAILSHFPRIRAVKITVHKPHAPIAAIFDDVGIMLTRSRHP